Proteins encoded by one window of Cuniculiplasma divulgatum:
- a CDS encoding 50S ribosomal protein L22, producing MKGYSLNEIPEKSARSIRKNCNISLKDAVNIAHNLKGMNLSKAEALLDDVMNKQRPIKYFRYLDSVSHRKGYGPGRYPVRAVKQFKTLIDNVKANAEFKGLDTDSLRISLITANKGPMLKRFTPKAYGRAGANNRDMVHLSIVVEEVEE from the coding sequence ATGAAAGGATACTCATTAAATGAAATACCGGAAAAATCTGCCAGATCCATAAGGAAGAACTGTAACATCTCCCTGAAGGATGCAGTAAATATAGCACATAATCTGAAAGGAATGAACCTCTCAAAAGCAGAGGCACTTCTAGATGATGTAATGAACAAGCAGAGACCAATAAAATATTTTAGATATCTGGATTCAGTATCACACAGGAAGGGATATGGTCCTGGTAGATACCCTGTCAGAGCAGTCAAGCAATTCAAAACACTGATAGATAACGTGAAAGCTAATGCGGAATTCAAGGGGCTTGATACGGACTCACTAAGGATAAGCTTAATAACAGCAAATAAAGGACCAATGCTGAAGAGATTCACACCTAAGGCATATGGGAGAGCTGGTGCGAACAACAGGGATATGGTTCATCTCTCCATTGTTGTAGAGGAGGTTGAAGAATGA
- the rpmC gene encoding 50S ribosomal protein L29: protein MSELKPDQLRKMNKDERDERMKELKENLLRQRASVAMGGSPLNPGLIKSIRRQIARIRTVDHEEETKR from the coding sequence ATGTCGGAATTGAAGCCGGACCAGTTGAGAAAAATGAATAAGGACGAGAGAGACGAAAGAATGAAGGAGCTCAAGGAGAATCTTCTTAGACAGAGGGCAAGTGTCGCCATGGGAGGATCACCTTTGAATCCAGGATTGATAAAGTCCATAAGGCGCCAAATCGCCAGGATACGAACAGTCGATCACGAGGAGGAAACTAAAAGATGA
- a CDS encoding 30S ribosomal protein S19: MTTNRQASAKSIRRRSRKSQKVAMGRSKEFKYKGYTLEELQKMDKEKLMEVFPARVRRSLKREMGPDQKIVVKRLLGKKPEIRTHVRDLIILPRYVGKIVHVHNGKSYVKFELKAEMIGHYVGEFALTRGEVKHSGPGVGATRSSKFMPLK; this comes from the coding sequence ATGACCACAAATAGACAGGCATCAGCGAAGTCCATAAGAAGGAGGAGCAGGAAGTCCCAGAAAGTTGCCATGGGCAGATCCAAGGAATTCAAATACAAGGGTTATACACTGGAAGAGCTCCAGAAAATGGACAAGGAAAAGCTCATGGAAGTGTTTCCAGCAAGAGTAAGAAGAAGCTTAAAAAGAGAAATGGGGCCAGATCAAAAGATAGTAGTAAAGAGACTACTTGGAAAGAAACCTGAAATCAGGACACATGTAAGGGATCTCATAATTCTTCCAAGATATGTTGGAAAGATAGTGCACGTTCACAACGGTAAAAGTTACGTAAAATTCGAACTTAAAGCTGAAATGATTGGACATTATGTAGGAGAATTCGCATTAACAAGGGGAGAAGTAAAGCACTCTGGACCAGGAGTAGGTGCAACAAGGTCTTCAAAGTTCATGCCACTGAAGTGA
- a CDS encoding 30S ribosomal protein S3 gives MKERKFINESIKRLLVSEYVRKETDSAGFGGIEMKRNLLDTSIQLVVNKPGLVIGRRGSKVQEIEETLKNRFKIEGPRIEVKEVKNPDLNPQIVSKKIAMSLEKGWAYRKAGNTALRRIIESNARGVMIKIGGKISGERARSQKFFFGSIKYSGEPARSGIEYGFSTAKLKLGIIGVSVRILNWDYKLPDDIKVNNSNLVMKEVNTENVGIEAGPVEKNE, from the coding sequence ATGAAAGAGAGAAAGTTCATTAACGAAAGTATAAAAAGACTTCTCGTTTCAGAATATGTCAGGAAAGAAACGGACAGTGCTGGCTTCGGTGGAATTGAAATGAAGAGAAATCTTCTTGATACATCAATACAGCTAGTGGTAAACAAACCGGGTCTTGTCATAGGCAGAAGGGGATCAAAGGTTCAGGAGATTGAAGAGACACTAAAGAATAGATTCAAAATTGAAGGCCCAAGGATAGAAGTCAAGGAGGTAAAGAACCCTGACCTTAATCCGCAGATCGTTTCAAAGAAGATTGCAATGTCTCTTGAGAAAGGATGGGCCTACAGAAAGGCAGGAAACACTGCACTGAGAAGAATTATTGAAAGCAATGCAAGGGGTGTAATGATCAAGATCGGTGGAAAGATATCCGGTGAAAGAGCCAGAAGCCAAAAATTCTTCTTTGGTTCGATAAAGTACTCTGGTGAACCTGCAAGAAGTGGTATAGAATATGGTTTCTCAACAGCAAAGCTGAAACTTGGAATCATAGGGGTTTCTGTCAGAATACTGAACTGGGACTACAAGCTTCCAGATGATATAAAGGTAAACAACTCAAATTTAGTAATGAAGGAGGTGAACACAGAAAATGTCGGAATTGAAGCCGGACCAGTTGAGAAAAATGAATAA
- a CDS encoding helix-turn-helix domain-containing protein: MRQIDLVIDNHLAFNQLSKDFANIKFLRWCNSNIDYLEFYGKNNDLKALEDEFANIEQKLGTTIVYRENKEGKVELMMKCRCSIQNSSIRIAESLYSLWKGPVVYDNGLETITLIVIETGTIEKLIQAFEKYGEVKIKKSKSIHPETLRSVSTVSVSDIFSDLTVKQAKIMQIALANGYFKIPKATEIESLARIVSLSESTVEEHLNKAKNRILNNISPFLELFFLSEQE, translated from the coding sequence ATGAGGCAAATCGATCTTGTTATAGATAATCACCTTGCATTCAACCAGTTATCTAAGGATTTTGCAAATATAAAATTCTTGAGATGGTGCAATTCTAATATAGACTACCTTGAATTCTACGGGAAAAATAATGATCTGAAGGCTCTCGAAGATGAATTTGCAAATATAGAACAGAAGCTTGGAACAACCATAGTCTACAGAGAGAACAAAGAAGGTAAGGTGGAACTCATGATGAAATGCAGGTGCAGCATCCAGAATTCATCAATACGCATAGCTGAATCACTCTATTCCCTGTGGAAAGGTCCAGTGGTTTACGATAATGGACTGGAAACTATTACTCTCATAGTCATTGAGACTGGTACAATTGAAAAACTAATTCAGGCATTCGAAAAATATGGTGAGGTAAAAATAAAAAAGAGTAAGTCCATACATCCAGAAACACTGAGAAGTGTATCAACTGTTTCCGTATCTGATATTTTCTCCGACTTAACTGTAAAGCAGGCAAAAATTATGCAAATAGCACTTGCCAATGGCTACTTCAAAATACCAAAGGCCACAGAAATAGAATCTCTTGCAAGAATTGTTTCCCTTTCTGAATCTACAGTTGAAGAGCACCTTAATAAGGCGAAGAACAGAATACTAAACAACATTTCACCCTTTCTGGAACTGTTCTTTCTTTCTGAGCAGGAGTAA
- a CDS encoding 50S ribosomal protein L2, whose protein sequence is MGKLLITQRRGKGKLVFRSPGHRHVSPMRIPEDGNYKIKDIIHAPGRTSPVLVLDGTNKKKLYQIAFNGAYVDQTVNIGKIENPKSGDSTYLGFIPDGSLVHNIETVPGDGGKLCRTAGAYSQVISHGEFVSIKLPSGAIKNVNPQCRATVGVVAGTGAKDIPILKAGRHIHYLQSKAKKAYTVRGVAMNAVNHPHGGGNHQHVGRPSTVGRGTPPGRKVGRLSPKRRKIK, encoded by the coding sequence ATGGGTAAACTATTAATAACACAGAGAAGAGGAAAGGGCAAACTGGTGTTCAGGAGTCCTGGGCATAGACATGTGAGCCCAATGAGAATACCCGAGGACGGAAATTACAAAATAAAAGATATTATTCACGCCCCGGGCAGGACGTCACCAGTTCTGGTCCTTGATGGTACTAACAAGAAAAAACTGTACCAAATAGCATTCAACGGTGCATACGTTGACCAGACAGTTAACATAGGTAAAATAGAAAATCCCAAAAGTGGGGATTCTACTTACCTTGGATTTATTCCAGACGGCTCTCTGGTTCATAACATAGAAACAGTACCGGGTGATGGAGGAAAACTCTGCAGGACTGCAGGTGCCTACTCTCAGGTAATAAGTCACGGGGAATTTGTTTCAATAAAATTGCCGTCAGGAGCTATAAAGAATGTGAATCCACAGTGCAGAGCAACAGTAGGAGTTGTTGCTGGTACAGGAGCGAAAGATATTCCAATCCTAAAGGCTGGAAGGCACATACACTATCTTCAGAGCAAGGCTAAAAAGGCCTATACTGTAAGAGGTGTTGCAATGAATGCGGTGAATCATCCTCATGGAGGAGGAAATCATCAGCACGTTGGTAGACCAAGCACAGTTGGAAGGGGTACACCACCAGGAAGGAAAGTAGGAAGATTATCACCTAAAAGGAGGAAGATTAAATGA
- a CDS encoding 50S ribosomal protein L23 gives MEDVIISPTATEKTMIQSQTENKLTFIVSRKATKKQIKEDVEKQFNVKVEKINVLYTKRGKKAVIKLAPEFNAEEIGERIGIY, from the coding sequence ATGGAAGACGTTATTATTTCACCAACTGCGACAGAAAAAACCATGATACAAAGTCAGACTGAAAACAAACTTACGTTTATAGTTAGCAGGAAGGCAACAAAGAAACAAATAAAAGAAGATGTGGAGAAACAGTTCAATGTAAAGGTTGAAAAAATAAATGTTCTCTACACAAAGAGAGGAAAAAAAGCAGTGATTAAACTTGCTCCAGAGTTTAATGCTGAAGAGATTGGAGAGAGGATAGGAATTTACTGA
- the yciH gene encoding stress response translation initiation inhibitor YciH, translating to MKDKNFTGIPKELQPWDGFTRDTMAVRITVDKRRYGKNVTIIEGIDPKMEDVDDIAKQLKRKVASGGTVKEGRIIELQGDHRDSVKKYLESIGFKTEVVG from the coding sequence ATGAAGGATAAGAACTTTACAGGAATCCCAAAGGAACTGCAGCCATGGGATGGATTTACCAGAGATACCATGGCAGTAAGAATAACAGTTGATAAAAGAAGATATGGCAAAAACGTGACCATCATTGAGGGTATTGATCCGAAGATGGAAGATGTTGATGATATAGCGAAACAGCTGAAAAGGAAAGTTGCTTCGGGGGGAACTGTAAAGGAAGGCAGGATTATCGAATTACAGGGCGATCACAGGGATTCTGTAAAGAAGTATCTTGAAAGTATCGGATTCAAAACGGAGGTTGTAGGATAA
- the rpl14p gene encoding 50S ribosomal protein L14, whose protein sequence is MKGIAGRQSRGLPLGARMVCADNSGAKIVSLINVKAWHGVARRVPAAGVGDMFIASVKKGGPDVRAKVVYAVVIRQKRPYRRADGSIISFEENAAVLVTPDGEVRGSEIKGPVAREAAERWPRIAAIASTIV, encoded by the coding sequence ATGAAGGGTATAGCCGGAAGGCAGTCAAGAGGATTACCACTTGGAGCACGAATGGTATGCGCAGATAATAGCGGTGCCAAAATTGTAAGTCTAATTAATGTAAAAGCATGGCACGGAGTCGCAAGAAGGGTTCCAGCAGCAGGTGTTGGTGACATGTTTATAGCAAGCGTTAAAAAAGGAGGTCCAGACGTTAGGGCAAAGGTTGTTTACGCAGTGGTGATAAGACAGAAGCGGCCCTATAGAAGAGCAGATGGCTCAATTATTTCATTTGAGGAAAATGCAGCCGTACTGGTAACACCTGATGGTGAAGTAAGAGGATCAGAAATAAAGGGACCAGTGGCCAGGGAAGCAGCCGAAAGATGGCCAAGGATAGCCGCCATTGCATCCACTATAGTTTAG
- a CDS encoding FAD-binding oxidoreductase, giving the protein MKDNIAEFRKIFGDRILEKKEDLVPYMKDASYFEGNIPMAAVIPKNSEEISKLMKICSREKIQVVMRSGGSALTGSPVPNEDSILISMSAMNRILETHLDDGYIVAEPGLRLDDLNNYLSKLGFFYPPDPASSMAATVGGSISTNAGGLRACTYGTTKEWILGLELVLPSGEIVEVGGRTLKRTKGYDITALMAGNEGTLAIITKAYLKIWPIPEEIGRILAYFKDVEKMGRSISELKGRGIIPYIAEFMDKLSLETIKKARNIDSPESSNYLLMIDIASTHESIDRMLEDAKKIIEAEGPIVIRITRDKDEMAKMYEARKGLYSSSLGLRDFKDEYIEIGDVVVPPSQLPESLMEIESALKEYNLKAVLFGHIGDGNIHANILVDLNNKDHVERVEKFQMAIAKIALKHGGSVSAEHGIGLEKKELLLEELRERNSMEVLTLMKNIKKAFDPEGIMNRGKIFD; this is encoded by the coding sequence ATGAAAGATAATATTGCTGAATTTAGGAAAATATTTGGAGATAGAATACTTGAAAAAAAGGAAGATTTAGTGCCATATATGAAGGACGCATCATATTTTGAGGGAAATATTCCCATGGCAGCAGTCATCCCCAAAAATTCGGAGGAGATCTCCAAATTAATGAAAATATGTTCAAGAGAAAAGATTCAGGTTGTAATGCGTTCAGGAGGCTCTGCACTGACAGGCTCTCCTGTACCAAACGAAGACTCCATTCTTATAAGCATGTCCGCAATGAATAGAATTCTGGAAACCCATTTAGATGATGGTTATATTGTTGCCGAACCCGGCCTAAGACTGGATGATCTAAATAATTATCTTTCGAAACTTGGTTTTTTCTATCCTCCTGATCCTGCCAGTTCAATGGCTGCAACCGTTGGAGGAAGTATATCAACAAATGCAGGAGGTCTAAGGGCATGCACATACGGCACAACAAAGGAATGGATATTAGGTCTTGAACTCGTACTTCCCAGTGGGGAAATAGTAGAGGTAGGAGGAAGAACACTGAAGAGGACCAAAGGTTATGATATTACTGCACTAATGGCAGGAAATGAAGGCACACTGGCTATTATAACAAAGGCGTATCTTAAAATCTGGCCCATACCAGAGGAAATAGGAAGAATTCTTGCCTATTTCAAGGACGTGGAAAAAATGGGCAGATCTATTTCTGAACTTAAGGGGAGAGGAATAATACCATATATCGCAGAATTCATGGATAAACTTTCTCTGGAAACCATAAAGAAAGCCAGAAATATAGATTCACCAGAGAGTAGCAACTATTTACTGATGATAGATATAGCATCAACCCACGAATCCATAGATAGAATGCTTGAGGATGCGAAGAAAATAATTGAGGCAGAAGGTCCTATTGTTATAAGAATCACCAGAGACAAGGATGAAATGGCAAAAATGTATGAGGCAAGAAAGGGGCTTTATTCATCATCACTTGGTCTCAGAGACTTCAAGGATGAATATATAGAAATAGGTGATGTTGTTGTTCCACCAAGCCAGCTCCCCGAATCCCTAATGGAAATAGAGTCCGCACTTAAGGAATATAATCTAAAAGCAGTATTATTTGGACATATTGGAGATGGCAATATTCACGCCAATATACTTGTGGATTTGAATAATAAGGATCACGTGGAAAGGGTAGAAAAGTTTCAGATGGCAATTGCAAAAATTGCGCTGAAGCATGGAGGATCTGTATCTGCAGAACACGGCATAGGACTGGAGAAAAAAGAACTTTTGTTGGAGGAGTTGAGGGAAAGAAATTCAATGGAGGTGCTCACATTGATGAAGAATATAAAGAAAGCCTTTGATCCAGAGGGCATAATGAACAGGGGTAAGATTTTTGACTGA
- a CDS encoding (Fe-S)-binding protein: MTEKSEYSLNLLEKLEDEVNSCINCGFCESVCPTLPSSGFRSSIGARGRVDVGKEMIREIKGKGVIELKVDESFYSCLDCYACLQVCPAGVNAGKVSEIGKEIITSGELTIEDQKNPIANMIVELTMKYRNPLGIREVCAGWSAGLQFESESTNLLYTGNMYQMMAYNETLRKIEKSMGDAFSKNMARYLTKHSGLSKYMKYFRNKKTEREMNSYLKNIYSLLKDSGIKFTYLHEEEPYPGTFIHDLGYEKEFSEYAKYLCDLFHERKVKTIITVDPHTYDLLKNTLPSYVTDFDFKVIYYLDLLEENDFQRTSDNITYHEPCHLVLRGEGYNRPKKLLESIAKVSMPYRSGKKVFCCGGPDELLYGKLSSNISEERFRQLKETGTEKIITACPICLSNLKKDDSVEDISSYLISRRKDNLKEVQ, from the coding sequence TTGACTGAAAAATCAGAGTACAGCCTAAATCTCCTTGAGAAGCTTGAGGATGAGGTAAATAGCTGTATTAACTGTGGTTTTTGCGAGTCTGTATGCCCGACGCTACCATCCAGTGGCTTCAGATCTTCCATAGGGGCCAGAGGAAGGGTTGATGTGGGTAAGGAAATGATAAGGGAAATCAAAGGGAAGGGGGTAATTGAACTTAAGGTCGATGAATCCTTCTACAGTTGCCTTGATTGCTACGCCTGCCTTCAGGTATGCCCCGCCGGTGTGAATGCAGGGAAGGTGAGTGAAATAGGAAAAGAAATTATCACATCTGGAGAACTGACCATAGAAGATCAAAAAAATCCCATTGCGAACATGATAGTAGAACTAACAATGAAATACAGAAATCCACTTGGTATAAGGGAGGTATGTGCAGGATGGTCAGCAGGTCTTCAGTTTGAATCAGAATCAACCAATCTGCTTTATACCGGAAATATGTACCAGATGATGGCATATAACGAAACACTGCGAAAAATAGAAAAATCAATGGGGGATGCTTTTTCCAAGAATATGGCCAGGTATTTAACCAAACATTCAGGATTATCCAAATATATGAAGTATTTCAGAAATAAGAAAACAGAGAGGGAAATGAACAGTTATTTAAAAAATATTTACAGTCTTTTAAAAGATTCAGGTATAAAATTCACATATTTGCATGAGGAAGAGCCCTATCCAGGGACATTCATTCACGACCTTGGTTACGAGAAGGAATTCAGTGAGTATGCAAAGTATCTTTGTGATCTGTTTCACGAAAGAAAGGTAAAGACAATTATTACTGTCGATCCTCACACATATGATCTTTTAAAGAATACCCTACCTTCATATGTAACAGATTTTGATTTTAAGGTAATTTATTACCTCGATCTTTTAGAAGAAAATGATTTCCAGAGAACTTCTGATAATATAACATATCACGAGCCCTGTCATCTTGTTCTCAGAGGTGAGGGTTATAACAGGCCAAAAAAGTTGCTTGAATCAATCGCGAAAGTAAGTATGCCATATCGCTCAGGGAAGAAGGTATTCTGCTGTGGAGGACCAGACGAATTACTCTATGGAAAACTCTCCTCAAATATATCAGAAGAGAGATTCAGACAGCTAAAGGAAACTGGAACCGAGAAAATCATTACAGCATGTCCTATATGCCTCTCAAATCTTAAAAAGGATGATTCTGTTGAGGATATTTCCTCCTATCTAATAAGCAGAAGAAAGGATAATCTTAAAGAGGTTCAGTAG
- a CDS encoding ribonuclease P protein component 1, with the protein MVYNIYGEEYLGRKITVLNSKNRQLLGVTGIVVKETKNMFSIETSDMVRQIPKDSCDFNVNVEGTNYLIKGNLIRYRPENRLKELRKINKNLRRMN; encoded by the coding sequence ATGGTCTATAACATTTACGGAGAAGAATATCTCGGAAGAAAAATAACTGTACTAAATTCAAAAAACAGACAACTTCTGGGAGTCACGGGAATCGTGGTCAAGGAGACAAAGAATATGTTCTCCATAGAAACATCTGACATGGTGAGGCAAATACCAAAGGATTCATGTGATTTCAACGTAAATGTGGAAGGAACTAATTATCTGATAAAGGGAAACCTGATTCGATACAGACCTGAAAATCGACTTAAGGAACTGAGGAAGATCAATAAAAATTTAAGGAGGATGAACTAA
- the rpl4p gene encoding 50S ribosomal protein L4, producing the protein MKTSVYNMEGKVDHEVEVPQIFQSELREDIMQKAFRAVTLSYRKPYGSSPNAGLRRVGHTSGPGMGISRMPRVSGSSRAVLLGSTKGGRSPHSPRAEKVLKLKINKKEKEIAWKTALTMAANADMVRKRGHMFSEELTFPVVVNDDINNIRKTREARNFLQSLGVWDDIERAKDRTKIRAGRGTMRNRTYRTPKSILIVTDSPMHLTAFKSLPGVEVSHCKNISISKLAPGGKGGRLILFTESSIKNMGVE; encoded by the coding sequence ATGAAAACATCAGTTTACAATATGGAAGGAAAGGTTGATCACGAGGTAGAGGTACCTCAAATTTTCCAGTCTGAGTTAAGAGAAGATATAATGCAGAAGGCTTTCAGAGCAGTAACACTTTCATACAGAAAGCCCTACGGCTCCTCACCCAATGCAGGACTGAGGAGAGTTGGGCATACATCAGGGCCAGGAATGGGTATTTCTAGAATGCCCAGAGTATCCGGAAGTTCAAGGGCAGTATTACTCGGAAGCACAAAGGGAGGTAGAAGTCCACATTCTCCAAGAGCAGAGAAGGTACTCAAACTAAAGATAAACAAGAAAGAAAAAGAGATAGCATGGAAAACCGCATTGACCATGGCTGCAAATGCTGACATGGTAAGGAAAAGAGGTCACATGTTTTCTGAAGAACTTACCTTCCCTGTTGTTGTTAATGATGATATTAACAATATTAGAAAGACAAGGGAGGCAAGAAATTTCCTTCAGTCTCTTGGTGTATGGGACGATATAGAAAGGGCGAAGGACAGAACAAAGATCAGGGCTGGCAGAGGTACAATGAGGAACAGGACGTACAGGACACCAAAGAGCATTCTTATTGTAACAGACTCTCCAATGCATCTTACAGCTTTTAAATCTCTTCCAGGAGTTGAGGTATCGCACTGTAAAAATATTTCAATATCAAAACTCGCTCCAGGAGGAAAAGGAGGAAGACTGATCCTTTTTACCGAAAGCTCAATTAAGAATATGGGGGTAGAATGA
- the rpl3p gene encoding 50S ribosomal protein L3, which produces MATPHHPRRGSIGYYHRKRKPSLKSTIRSWPEIEGNVKIQSFGGYKVGMTHVEMVDYRKSSTTAGRNIMAAVTVVEVPPAKVVCVRGYSETEDGLRVTYEKWADNLDKEIFEVIPEVKKKNEREIPQDLTEVRVMLMLQPWLITGVPKKIPDIYEARIGGSTVDARIKYATEKLGKEIEFTDFSKPGNFVDVISVTKGKGFTGHVERFGVKLLPTKNRNHRRMIGTLGPWHPDWIRWQVPQAGQMGSHQRTQQNMRIIKYAKSQGQDDINVKGGFVNYGLVRTNYVLIHGSVPGPIKRLIKFRDPSRQKSPSVENLEVAYISRESKQGD; this is translated from the coding sequence ATGGCAACACCACATCATCCTAGAAGAGGATCTATTGGATACTATCACAGAAAGAGAAAGCCTAGCTTAAAGTCTACAATCAGAAGCTGGCCAGAGATTGAGGGAAATGTTAAAATCCAATCTTTTGGAGGCTACAAGGTTGGTATGACACATGTTGAGATGGTAGATTACAGAAAGAGTAGTACAACAGCAGGAAGAAATATAATGGCTGCTGTAACAGTAGTTGAGGTACCACCAGCAAAGGTAGTTTGTGTCAGGGGATATTCTGAAACCGAAGACGGATTAAGAGTAACCTATGAAAAGTGGGCAGACAATCTGGATAAGGAGATTTTTGAAGTAATTCCAGAGGTAAAAAAGAAAAACGAAAGAGAAATTCCACAGGATCTCACAGAAGTTAGAGTTATGCTGATGCTTCAGCCATGGCTTATCACAGGGGTTCCAAAGAAAATACCTGATATTTATGAAGCCAGAATTGGGGGTTCAACAGTAGACGCCAGAATCAAATATGCCACTGAAAAACTGGGAAAAGAAATAGAATTTACAGACTTTTCAAAACCAGGAAACTTTGTGGATGTTATATCAGTGACCAAGGGAAAGGGATTCACAGGTCACGTTGAGAGATTTGGAGTCAAACTTCTTCCAACAAAAAATAGAAATCACAGAAGAATGATAGGAACACTGGGTCCATGGCACCCAGACTGGATAAGATGGCAGGTTCCTCAGGCAGGACAAATGGGATCGCACCAGAGGACGCAGCAGAACATGAGGATCATAAAATATGCCAAATCCCAGGGTCAGGATGATATCAACGTTAAAGGAGGATTTGTAAACTACGGATTGGTTAGAACAAATTATGTATTGATTCACGGTTCAGTTCCAGGTCCAATAAAGAGGTTAATTAAATTCAGGGATCCATCAAGGCAGAAATCTCCATCTGTTGAGAATCTGGAAGTTGCATATATATCCAGGGAATCCAAGCAGGGTGATTAA
- a CDS encoding 30S ribosomal protein S17, with protein sequence MTRNIGLDIAPPEKQCEDKKCPYHSNLSVRGRVIIGTVVSKGMVNSVVVRREFKKFNSKYERNIKSISSYHVHLPPCIEVKNGDRVLFTECRKLAKTISHVVVGRLDQ encoded by the coding sequence ATGACAAGAAACATAGGACTTGACATTGCACCACCGGAAAAGCAGTGTGAAGATAAGAAATGTCCGTACCACTCAAATCTGAGTGTAAGGGGAAGAGTAATCATAGGCACAGTTGTTTCAAAGGGAATGGTAAACAGTGTGGTAGTAAGGAGAGAATTTAAGAAATTCAACTCAAAGTATGAGAGAAATATAAAATCCATATCGAGCTATCATGTACACCTACCTCCCTGTATTGAGGTGAAGAACGGAGATAGAGTTCTCTTCACGGAATGCAGGAAACTTGCAAAGACAATATCGCACGTTGTTGTAGGGAGGCTGGATCAATGA
- the rplX gene encoding 50S ribosomal protein L24 — protein MMNKVKVTLEKDLRKKLGIRQFPIMRGDIVKIIKGSRRGEGGKVSSVDHRHSLVIIDGINIAKADGKEKSFPIQPEKIEITKLDLNMEERSERIRELAAMKNIVLNDQVLEEYSTKNEPEAQEEIEQPQDETTESQTEKVSEEEPEEESEIPDNLSEEELPEEENEEKDEDEQKDPEEDEGDEQ, from the coding sequence ATGATGAATAAGGTAAAGGTAACACTGGAAAAAGACCTCAGGAAAAAACTCGGAATTAGACAGTTTCCCATAATGAGAGGAGATATAGTTAAGATAATTAAGGGGAGCAGGAGAGGAGAAGGTGGAAAAGTTTCATCAGTCGACCACAGGCACTCACTTGTAATAATTGATGGAATAAATATTGCAAAGGCTGATGGAAAGGAAAAGTCATTCCCAATACAGCCAGAAAAAATAGAAATAACAAAACTCGACCTCAATATGGAAGAAAGGTCAGAAAGAATAAGAGAACTTGCAGCAATGAAGAACATTGTTCTCAACGATCAGGTACTGGAAGAATACTCTACCAAGAATGAACCTGAAGCTCAGGAGGAGATTGAGCAGCCACAGGATGAAACTACTGAGTCTCAGACGGAAAAAGTATCCGAAGAAGAGCCAGAAGAGGAAAGTGAAATCCCAGACAACCTCAGTGAAGAGGAGTTACCTGAAGAGGAAAACGAGGAAAAAGATGAGGATGAGCAAAAAGATCCAGAAGAAGATGAAGGAGATGAACAGTAA
- a CDS encoding cysteine hydrolase family protein — translation MKETAILVIDLQNGMLNGEEKVFMKEDLIRNVKMILDSARKKKYPVIMIQHSGKKGDSLEPGTEGWAIYDEFLSKESETVIHKNYPDAFYETDLDMVLKSEGIKNLIICGMQSELCVDSTIRDAFAHGYKIILASDGHSTYDRKNISAGQIVELENSVLGEWFADLKSSSELAKSIEAKKFD, via the coding sequence ATGAAAGAAACTGCAATTCTTGTAATAGATCTTCAGAACGGAATGCTTAACGGTGAAGAAAAAGTTTTCATGAAAGAAGATCTTATAAGAAATGTGAAAATGATTTTGGATTCTGCAAGGAAGAAGAAGTATCCAGTCATAATGATTCAACACTCAGGAAAAAAAGGGGATAGTCTCGAACCAGGAACTGAGGGATGGGCAATTTACGACGAATTCTTATCAAAGGAATCTGAGACAGTTATACATAAGAACTATCCCGATGCATTCTATGAAACCGATCTTGATATGGTGTTGAAAAGTGAAGGAATTAAGAACCTGATAATTTGTGGAATGCAATCGGAGCTTTGTGTTGATTCAACAATCAGGGATGCTTTTGCCCATGGATATAAGATCATTCTTGCATCAGATGGGCATAGCACATATGATAGAAAGAATATTAGTGCAGGTCAGATAGTGGAATTAGAAAACAGTGTACTTGGAGAATGGTTCGCAGATCTGAAAAGTAGTTCAGAACTGGCAAAATCTATTGAAGCCAAAAAATTCGATTAA